Proteins encoded together in one Gemmatimonadaceae bacterium window:
- a CDS encoding DUF937 domain-containing protein: protein MALLDNAQQYIGDNQVGQISQQLGINPNAARTAIAAALPMIVGGLARHASSPTGADAIKQAASAHANITENVSSAFQAGPPADVASTGGLLARVFGQHRDAVEQSVQQASGLESDKARKLLLMLSPVVLGVLARRQFGNQNVSQIDAGQLAGALHQEAQNAQRNSPNIGGVLGKLLSGGGAEAPRA from the coding sequence ATGGCGCTGCTCGACAACGCACAGCAGTACATCGGGGACAACCAGGTCGGACAGATCAGTCAGCAACTCGGAATCAACCCCAACGCCGCGCGAACCGCGATCGCTGCCGCTCTGCCGATGATCGTCGGCGGCCTGGCACGGCACGCGTCGAGCCCAACCGGTGCCGACGCCATCAAACAGGCCGCGTCGGCTCACGCGAACATCACCGAAAACGTCTCGAGCGCTTTCCAAGCCGGTCCGCCGGCCGATGTCGCGAGCACCGGTGGGCTGCTCGCCCGAGTCTTCGGCCAGCACCGAGACGCAGTGGAACAGAGCGTACAGCAGGCGAGCGGGCTCGAATCCGACAAGGCTCGCAAACTCCTGCTGATGCTTTCGCCCGTCGTCCTTGGCGTGCTCGCGCGGCGCCAGTTCGGCAACCAGAACGTTTCGCAGATCGACGCGGGACAACTCGCCGGCGCGCTGCATCAGGAGGCGCAGAACGCTCAGCGAAATTCGCCGAACATCGGGGGAGTGCTTGGAAAGCTGCTTTCGGGAGGAGGCGCCGAGGCGCCGCGCGCTTGA